In one window of Protaetiibacter larvae DNA:
- a CDS encoding cold-shock protein, giving the protein MPTGKVKFYDEEKGFGFVTSDDGQEVFLHASALPAGAVVRAGTRLEFGIADGRKGAQALSVRVLDAPPSLTKINRRSADDMAIVIEDLVKLLDGIGAGLRRGRYPDRAHGTKIAAVLRKVADDLDA; this is encoded by the coding sequence ATGCCCACCGGCAAGGTGAAGTTCTACGACGAGGAGAAGGGCTTCGGCTTCGTCACCTCCGACGACGGCCAGGAGGTCTTCCTGCACGCGTCGGCACTCCCCGCCGGCGCCGTGGTGCGCGCGGGCACCCGCCTCGAGTTCGGCATCGCCGACGGACGCAAGGGCGCCCAGGCGCTCTCGGTGCGAGTGCTCGACGCCCCGCCGAGCCTCACCAAGATCAACCGGCGCTCCGCGGACGACATGGCGATCGTCATCGAAGACCTCGTGAAGCTGCTCGACGGCATCGGTGCGGGCCTGCGTCGCGGGCGGTACCCCGACCGCGCGCACGGCACGAAGATCGCCGCGGTGCTGCGCAAGGTCGCCGACGACCTGGATGCCTGA
- a CDS encoding DUF3027 domain-containing protein, whose amino-acid sequence MPEHPVTDDERLRIAREALREITPDATVGELISQSEEDDGVTTLAFAATMAGYPGWHWTVSVAELAGEAPTVLEAELLPGDGALLAPDWVPWSERLEEYRAAQEAAAAEAGDADDDADDTDDDDHDDHDEDFGDDPDDGIDFEHDDSAPLAVGVDESDETEPDADEAGPQPPDAPRIDERADEDE is encoded by the coding sequence ATGCCTGAGCACCCGGTGACCGACGACGAGCGTCTGCGGATCGCCCGGGAGGCGCTGCGCGAGATCACGCCCGACGCGACCGTGGGCGAGCTCATCTCGCAGTCCGAGGAGGACGACGGCGTCACCACGCTGGCCTTCGCGGCCACGATGGCCGGCTACCCGGGATGGCACTGGACGGTGAGCGTCGCCGAGCTCGCGGGCGAGGCCCCCACGGTGCTCGAGGCGGAGCTGCTGCCCGGCGACGGCGCACTGCTCGCACCGGACTGGGTTCCGTGGTCGGAGCGCCTCGAGGAGTACCGCGCCGCCCAGGAGGCGGCTGCCGCCGAGGCGGGTGACGCGGACGACGACGCCGACGACACGGATGACGACGACCACGACGACCACGACGAGGACTTCGGCGACGACCCCGACGACGGGATCGACTTCGAGCACGACGACTCAGCGCCGCTTGCGGTGGGTGTAGACGAGTCCGACGAGACCGAGCCCGATGCCGACGAGGCAGGTCCACAGCCACCAGACGCGCCCCGAATCGACGAGCGCGCCGACGAAGACGAGTAG
- a CDS encoding IS481 family transposase, which produces MTHANAPFTPEGRARLARLIVDQGWPVRRAAERFQCSPATASRWACRYRAGLPLTDRSSRPHRSPSRSSQRLERRIVALRFTRRWGPHRIGYHLGVPRSTVGRVLARYRMPRLVHVDQATGLPVRAPKPVRYEVAAPGELVHVDIKKLGRIPDGGGWRIHGRGSTQDRRAGSARDRAARRGASPSRGYTFLHHAVDDHSRLAYSEQLPDERKETAAGFWLRAAAFFAEHGITVTAVMTDNGSCYRSRAFAAALGNIQHRWTRPYRPQTNGKVERFNRTLATEWAYAEAYSSEATRSATYADWLHHYNHHRPHTGIGGLVPAARVHNLTGKNS; this is translated from the coding sequence GTGACTCACGCTAACGCGCCGTTTACTCCGGAGGGCAGGGCGCGCCTTGCTCGTCTCATCGTCGATCAGGGCTGGCCGGTGCGGCGGGCTGCTGAGCGGTTCCAGTGCTCCCCGGCGACGGCTTCCCGTTGGGCGTGCCGCTACCGCGCCGGGCTGCCGCTGACCGATCGCAGCTCCCGACCGCACCGCAGCCCGTCGCGCTCGTCCCAGCGACTCGAGCGACGCATCGTCGCGTTGCGCTTCACCCGCCGTTGGGGTCCGCACCGCATCGGCTATCACCTCGGTGTTCCCCGCTCGACGGTCGGACGCGTTCTCGCCCGCTATCGGATGCCGCGACTTGTCCACGTCGATCAGGCCACCGGGCTGCCTGTTCGCGCGCCGAAGCCGGTCCGCTACGAGGTCGCCGCGCCGGGAGAGCTCGTCCATGTCGATATCAAGAAACTCGGTCGCATCCCGGATGGCGGCGGCTGGCGCATCCATGGTCGCGGTTCGACCCAGGATCGACGAGCCGGCTCGGCCCGGGATCGAGCCGCACGTCGCGGCGCGTCCCCTTCGCGCGGCTACACCTTCCTGCACCACGCGGTCGATGACCACTCCCGGCTCGCCTACTCCGAGCAACTCCCCGACGAACGCAAAGAGACCGCGGCCGGCTTCTGGCTCCGAGCCGCAGCGTTCTTCGCCGAGCACGGCATCACCGTCACCGCCGTGATGACCGACAACGGCTCCTGTTACCGATCACGCGCCTTCGCCGCCGCACTCGGCAACATCCAGCACCGCTGGACACGCCCCTACCGGCCGCAGACCAACGGCAAGGTCGAACGCTTCAACCGCACCCTCGCCACCGAGTGGGCCTACGCCGAGGCATACTCATCCGAGGCCACCCGCTCAGCCACCTACGCCGACTGGCTCCATCACTACAATCACCACCGACCCCACACCGGAATCGGCGGTCTCGTCCCCGCAGCCCGCGTTCACAACCTCACGGGGAAGAACAGCTAG
- the serC gene encoding phosphoserine transaminase codes for MPNIEIPRDLLPADGRFGCGPSKVRPEQLAHLQANAELFGTSHRQKPVKALVGRVRTGLAELFRLPDGYEVVLGNGGSTAFWDAAAFSLIERRAENLTFGEFGAKFAQAAAAPFLEAPRVIDAPAGSRAEVEVLDGVDVYAWPHNETSTGVMAPVRRVHGDDGALTVIDATSAAGGVDFDVTETDLYYFAPQKNFASDGGLWFSLASPAAIERIERIAASGRWIPEFLSLKNAVDNSRLDQTLNTPAIATLLLMEAQLDWLNANGGLAFADARTRESSDHLYAWAEASEVATPFVADPDHRSQVVVTIDFDSSIDAAAIAAALRANGVVDTEPYRKLGRNQLRVATFAAIDPADVRALTASIDYVIAAL; via the coding sequence GTGCCGAACATCGAGATCCCCCGTGACCTGCTGCCCGCCGACGGACGATTCGGATGCGGTCCGTCCAAGGTGCGGCCCGAACAGCTCGCCCACCTGCAGGCGAACGCGGAGCTTTTCGGCACCTCGCACCGCCAGAAGCCGGTGAAGGCGCTCGTCGGCCGCGTGCGCACGGGGCTCGCCGAGCTGTTCCGACTGCCGGATGGCTACGAGGTCGTGCTCGGCAACGGCGGCTCGACCGCGTTCTGGGATGCCGCCGCGTTCTCGCTCATCGAGCGCCGCGCCGAGAACCTCACCTTCGGAGAGTTCGGCGCCAAGTTCGCCCAGGCCGCCGCCGCGCCCTTCCTCGAGGCGCCGCGCGTGATCGACGCGCCCGCCGGATCGCGCGCCGAGGTCGAGGTGCTGGACGGCGTGGACGTCTACGCCTGGCCGCACAACGAGACCTCGACGGGCGTCATGGCGCCTGTCCGCCGCGTCCACGGCGACGACGGCGCCCTCACCGTGATCGACGCGACGAGCGCCGCGGGCGGCGTCGACTTCGACGTCACCGAGACCGACCTCTACTACTTCGCCCCGCAGAAGAACTTCGCATCGGACGGCGGCCTGTGGTTCTCGCTCGCGAGCCCGGCCGCGATCGAGCGGATCGAGCGGATCGCGGCATCCGGCCGCTGGATCCCGGAGTTCCTGAGCCTCAAGAACGCGGTCGACAACTCGCGCCTCGACCAGACGCTCAACACCCCCGCCATCGCGACGCTGCTGCTCATGGAGGCGCAGCTGGACTGGCTGAACGCGAACGGCGGACTCGCCTTCGCGGACGCCCGCACGCGCGAGTCCTCGGACCACCTGTACGCGTGGGCCGAGGCGAGCGAGGTGGCGACCCCGTTCGTGGCGGACCCCGACCACCGCTCGCAGGTGGTCGTCACGATCGACTTCGACTCCTCGATCGACGCGGCCGCGATCGCCGCGGCGCTGCGCGCCAACGGCGTCGTCGACACCGAGCCGTACCGCAAGCTCGGCCGCAACCAGTTGCGCGTGGCGACCTTCGCCGCCATCGACCCCGCCGATGTGCGGGCGCTGACGGCGTCGATCGACTACGTCATCGCGGCGCTCTAG
- a CDS encoding metal-dependent transcriptional regulator translates to MTDLVDTTEMYLRTILDLEEEGITPLRARISERLGHSGPTVSQTIGRMERDGLVVVEGDRHLALTTAGRSRAMHVMRKHRLAERLLSDVIGLDWAYVHDEACRWEHVMSEQVERRLLELLDHPTESPYGNPIPGLDELGDVPAGRFLDGVESLVQRAAAVPGESSGVIRRLGEPVQFEPELLAQLREAGVLPGATATISAAGAYVLVQVDGFGDGLELPSEVASHIYIES, encoded by the coding sequence ATGACCGATCTCGTCGACACGACGGAGATGTACCTTCGGACCATCCTCGACCTCGAGGAGGAGGGGATCACGCCGCTGCGCGCGCGCATCTCCGAGCGCCTCGGGCACTCGGGTCCGACCGTGTCGCAGACCATCGGGCGCATGGAGCGCGACGGCCTCGTGGTCGTCGAGGGCGACCGGCATCTCGCGCTCACCACCGCGGGCCGCAGCCGTGCCATGCACGTCATGCGCAAGCACCGCCTGGCGGAGCGGCTGCTCTCGGACGTCATCGGCCTCGACTGGGCCTATGTGCACGACGAGGCGTGCCGCTGGGAGCACGTCATGAGCGAGCAGGTGGAGCGTCGGCTGCTCGAGCTGCTCGATCACCCCACCGAGTCGCCGTACGGCAACCCGATCCCGGGTCTCGATGAGCTGGGGGACGTTCCGGCCGGCCGGTTCCTCGACGGCGTGGAGAGCCTCGTGCAGCGCGCCGCGGCGGTGCCGGGGGAGTCGTCGGGCGTCATCCGGCGGCTCGGCGAGCCCGTGCAGTTCGAGCCCGAGCTGCTCGCGCAGTTGCGCGAGGCGGGCGTCCTGCCGGGTGCGACCGCCACGATCTCCGCCGCAGGCGCCTACGTGCTCGTGCAGGTGGACGGTTTCGGCGACGGGCTCGAGCTGCCCAGCGAGGTCGCCTCGCACATCTACATCGAGTCCTGA
- a CDS encoding C40 family peptidase, which produces MERSAAPAPRTRNPRRTSLRNLAVMAIVVPGIFATIALPAYAYSPPAPDHSDEAAALEQLRAAGAQSIEVDDAVLPADARDGYETISAAEIRRAQQRAAFAAYSGPSARDFLANPPYPSFSLDQVVQVALQYQGVPYVYGGGTPAGFDCSGFTMFVYAQFGVALPHSSRAQGAGGIPISRADARPGDIVAMDRGGHVGIYLGNNTMVHAPMPGRVVEIEAIWDPNAWFVRYGA; this is translated from the coding sequence ATGGAGCGGTCCGCCGCTCCCGCCCCCCGAACCCGAAACCCCCGCCGCACCTCGCTGCGCAACCTCGCCGTCATGGCGATCGTGGTGCCCGGCATCTTCGCGACGATCGCGTTGCCCGCCTACGCCTACTCGCCGCCCGCCCCCGACCACTCGGATGAGGCGGCCGCGCTCGAGCAGCTGCGCGCCGCGGGCGCGCAGTCGATCGAGGTCGACGACGCGGTGCTCCCCGCCGACGCACGCGACGGCTACGAGACGATCTCGGCCGCCGAGATCCGCCGCGCGCAGCAGCGCGCCGCCTTCGCCGCGTACTCGGGGCCGTCGGCTCGCGACTTCCTCGCCAACCCGCCGTATCCGTCGTTCTCGCTCGACCAGGTGGTGCAGGTCGCCCTGCAGTACCAGGGCGTTCCGTACGTCTATGGCGGAGGCACCCCGGCGGGGTTCGACTGCTCGGGCTTCACGATGTTCGTCTACGCCCAGTTCGGCGTGGCGCTGCCGCACTCCTCGCGCGCCCAGGGTGCCGGCGGCATCCCGATCTCGCGCGCGGACGCGCGGCCGGGCGACATCGTCGCCATGGACCGCGGCGGCCACGTCGGCATCTACCTCGGCAACAACACGATGGTGCATGCCCCGATGCCGGGCCGCGTGGTCGAGATCGAGGCGATCTGGGATCCGAACGCCTGGTTCGTGCGCTACGGCGCGTAG
- a CDS encoding HNH endonuclease, with protein MRTLVLNAGYEPLAVVSFKRALVLVLAGKAVVVACDDDHPVHGTTGSWDRPSVILLRRYVRVPSGRAVPVSRRGVLRRDDQRCGYCGMHASTIDHIIPRSRGGADSWENLVACCLRCNNIKGDRTPQEMGWTLRFSPRPPHGTAWLVRGAERGQPQWEEFLAPAA; from the coding sequence TTGCGCACCCTGGTCCTGAATGCCGGATACGAGCCGCTCGCCGTCGTGTCGTTCAAGAGAGCCCTCGTGCTCGTCCTCGCCGGGAAGGCGGTCGTGGTCGCGTGCGATGACGACCACCCGGTGCACGGCACGACGGGCAGCTGGGATCGCCCGTCGGTGATCCTGCTGCGGCGGTATGTGCGCGTGCCGAGCGGACGAGCCGTGCCGGTGTCGCGGCGGGGCGTGCTGCGGCGCGACGATCAGCGCTGCGGCTACTGCGGCATGCACGCCTCGACGATCGACCACATCATCCCGCGTTCGCGCGGGGGCGCCGACAGCTGGGAGAACCTGGTGGCCTGCTGCCTGCGCTGCAACAACATCAAGGGCGACCGGACCCCGCAGGAGATGGGGTGGACGCTGCGGTTCTCGCCCCGCCCCCCTCACGGGACGGCGTGGCTGGTGCGCGGTGCCGAGCGTGGTCAGCCGCAATGGGAGGAGTTCCTCGCGCCCGCGGCGTGA
- a CDS encoding CHAP domain-containing protein — translation MTDIETLAAWGIAPGPAETSGARLSEQPSRPDAAVVAPGNVEYPSRRSLRAAAAVLSQPALAVAAAPEVQYPSRRAAREAAASVPPVPLAPVAPLEPLASAFPVPPVEPAPPVVPVEPALTLPPALAPPPALALQPEEPLPLKRSRPERRASSRRGSAPSSSPRRPLRKRLTAAGTMVIVGGLFASVTLPGVANLPAFAEGELSSPLADVAAGGAAQKVALAAGSTELASASGEARDGYEATSAADLKRLYRDAQRQQNLSAYLSSGAKEMGDDYPWPAELSRNQGGGLSPLNYFYRECVDFVAWRLNRDAGSTRAPFALTWSVLTPGGGNASSWKRQWEIHGWATSTTPAPGWVAWFPGQNHVAYVSGILPDGSVAIEEYNYGSDHLYGQRVIAAADAIYLSPPPH, via the coding sequence GTGACTGACATCGAGACCCTCGCCGCCTGGGGCATTGCGCCCGGGCCCGCAGAGACCTCGGGAGCACGCCTGTCTGAGCAGCCGAGCCGTCCCGACGCGGCGGTGGTTGCTCCGGGAAATGTCGAGTATCCGTCGCGTCGCTCGCTTCGCGCCGCCGCGGCGGTGCTGTCGCAGCCCGCGCTCGCGGTCGCCGCCGCGCCCGAGGTGCAGTACCCCTCGCGTCGCGCCGCCCGCGAGGCGGCCGCATCCGTGCCGCCGGTGCCGCTCGCGCCGGTTGCGCCGCTCGAACCGCTCGCCTCCGCGTTCCCCGTGCCACCCGTCGAGCCCGCGCCGCCCGTTGTGCCGGTCGAGCCCGCGCTGACCCTGCCGCCCGCGCTGGCCCCGCCGCCCGCGCTGGCCCTGCAGCCCGAGGAGCCGCTGCCGCTCAAGCGGTCGCGCCCGGAGCGTCGGGCGAGCTCGCGCCGCGGATCCGCGCCGTCCTCCTCGCCTCGTCGCCCGCTCCGCAAGCGTCTGACCGCCGCGGGCACCATGGTGATCGTCGGCGGTCTCTTCGCATCGGTCACCCTCCCCGGCGTCGCCAACCTCCCCGCCTTCGCGGAGGGCGAGCTCTCGTCGCCGCTCGCGGACGTCGCCGCCGGTGGCGCCGCCCAGAAGGTGGCCCTCGCCGCCGGCTCCACCGAGCTCGCCTCCGCCTCGGGTGAGGCGCGCGACGGCTACGAGGCCACGAGCGCAGCCGACCTCAAGCGTCTCTATCGCGACGCGCAGCGCCAGCAGAACCTCTCGGCGTACCTCAGCTCGGGCGCCAAGGAGATGGGCGACGACTACCCGTGGCCCGCGGAGCTCAGCCGCAACCAGGGCGGTGGCCTCTCGCCGCTCAACTACTTCTACCGCGAGTGCGTCGACTTCGTCGCCTGGCGCCTCAACCGCGACGCCGGCAGCACGAGGGCGCCCTTCGCGCTCACCTGGTCGGTGCTCACCCCGGGCGGCGGCAACGCGAGCTCGTGGAAGCGCCAGTGGGAGATCCACGGCTGGGCGACGAGCACGACCCCGGCGCCCGGATGGGTCGCCTGGTTCCCGGGCCAGAACCACGTGGCCTACGTGTCCGGCATCCTCCCCGACGGCTCGGTCGCGATCGAGGAGTACAACTACGGCTCCGACCACCTCTACGGTCAGCGGGTGATCGCGGCCGCCGACGCGATCTACCTCTCGCCGCCCCCGCACTGA
- a CDS encoding GNAT family N-acetyltransferase: MSAPVIALGELTDPRVLRLLEDHLADMFAESPPESVHALDVSGLQHPSVTFWVLSDGDEVLGCVALKQLDPTHGELKTMRTDAAARGRGFGRLLLEHVLAEATARGYRRISLETGTQEFFRPARTLYARAGFVETGPFADYRLDPFSVFMTRELAREGAPDPA, translated from the coding sequence ATGAGCGCACCCGTGATCGCCCTGGGCGAGCTGACCGATCCCCGCGTGCTGCGGCTGCTCGAAGACCACCTCGCCGACATGTTCGCCGAGTCGCCGCCCGAGAGCGTGCACGCCCTCGACGTTTCGGGGCTGCAGCATCCCTCCGTCACCTTCTGGGTGCTCAGCGACGGCGACGAGGTGCTCGGCTGCGTCGCCCTCAAGCAGCTCGACCCCACCCACGGCGAGCTCAAGACGATGCGCACGGATGCCGCGGCGCGCGGCCGAGGCTTCGGTCGGCTGCTGCTCGAGCACGTGCTCGCCGAGGCGACCGCCCGAGGCTACCGGCGGATCAGCCTCGAGACGGGCACCCAGGAGTTCTTCCGCCCCGCCCGCACGCTCTACGCCCGGGCCGGGTTCGTCGAGACGGGCCCGTTCGCCGACTACCGCCTCGACCCGTTCAGCGTCTTCATGACGCGCGAACTCGCCCGAGAGGGTGCGCCGGACCCGGCTTGA
- a CDS encoding PLDc N-terminal domain-containing protein, which yields MDFFTWTATFIWWILEAFIFIATLLILFWILVDLFRDHTLGGGWKAVWLVVLLLLPLLGSLLYLIIRGKSISARASAQRAVVPEQDWRPAASRTPVDDIAKAKALLDAGTINQGEYDALKSKALGRQYFG from the coding sequence ATGGATTTCTTCACCTGGACCGCGACCTTCATCTGGTGGATCCTCGAGGCGTTCATCTTCATCGCGACGCTGCTGATCCTGTTCTGGATCCTCGTCGACCTGTTCCGCGACCACACGCTCGGCGGCGGCTGGAAGGCCGTCTGGCTCGTCGTGCTGCTCCTGCTGCCGCTGCTCGGGTCGCTGCTGTACCTCATCATCCGCGGCAAGAGCATCAGCGCCCGGGCGAGCGCGCAGCGGGCGGTCGTGCCCGAACAGGACTGGAGGCCCGCGGCGTCCCGTACCCCCGTCGACGACATCGCGAAAGCCAAGGCGCTGCTCGACGCGGGCACCATCAACCAGGGCGAGTACGACGCGCTCAAGTCGAAGGCGCTCGGCAGGCAGTACTTCGGCTGA